From the Alloalcanivorax dieselolei B5 genome, one window contains:
- a CDS encoding metal-dependent hydrolase, protein MFIGHLPAGYVSAKLLFRRFADTGVATTAFVLAGILGAIAPDLDMFYFYLVDNRQSHHHTYWPHYPILWVSLLLLAGLWFKLARQKAGAALALIFSISGFIHMLLDTIVGDIWWLAPFIDKPYALFTVPAVYQPWWLNFVLHWSFALEIAIAVWALLVWRSDWK, encoded by the coding sequence ATGTTCATCGGTCATTTGCCGGCGGGTTATGTGTCAGCGAAGTTACTCTTCAGACGATTCGCGGATACGGGGGTAGCCACCACAGCTTTTGTTCTGGCGGGTATTCTGGGCGCCATCGCTCCGGACCTGGACATGTTCTACTTCTATCTGGTGGATAACCGGCAAAGCCATCATCACACCTATTGGCCGCACTATCCTATTCTGTGGGTCTCGTTGCTTTTATTGGCTGGCCTGTGGTTCAAGCTGGCCCGCCAGAAAGCCGGCGCAGCCCTGGCGCTTATCTTTTCCATCAGCGGCTTTATCCATATGTTGCTGGACACTATAGTGGGCGATATCTGGTGGTTGGCGCCGTTTATCGACAAGCCCTATGCGCTTTTCACGGTCCCGGCTGTTTACCAGCCCTGGTGGCTGAACTTTGTTCTGCATTGGTCGTTCGCACTGGAAATCGCTATTGCTGTCTGGGCATTGCTTGTATGGCGCTCTGATTGGAAATAA